A single region of the Epinephelus moara isolate mb chromosome 14, YSFRI_EMoa_1.0, whole genome shotgun sequence genome encodes:
- the pacc1 gene encoding proton-activated chloride channel — MLGKGKSRSYEEFKDDDDDEGYTPPAGFFDDAIEGMEPEEPNSIISQEDDLSSNGPARRFSKTCLKNFFTVVLIFVYLLLTGVAVFLAYQTISDFLEKLNHPVTSVTYKEVESFSHPGIALYPGKARLLSCRHHYHDYIPPLVDPGKPQKGDCVIKDVTYFGPFSNLTERRAVVVRGPSDVRNKELIFMQFSHNETEEDFSAITYMLFAKFSDLNESKNQSDFMRECERNYSTWTFSGGFRTWVKMSLVRTSGKSDESVEFRQESAVVKFNDKRPESEQTNQLFFAVFEWRDPFMQEIKLIVTANPWNSVAILCGVFMALFKAANFAKLTIQWIIRMRKRHLRNKARELNQVT; from the exons ATGCTCGGGAAAGGAAAGTCCCGGTCTTACGAAGAG TTcaaggatgatgatgatgatgaaggttaCACACCGCCTGCAGGCTTCTTTGACGATGCCATTGAAGGCATGGAGCCCGAGGAGCCGAACAGCATCATCTCACAAG AGGACGACCTCAGCTCCAACGGTCCAGCGAGGAGGTTCAGTAAAACCTGCCTCAAGAATTTCTTCACGGTGGTGCTCATCTTCGTCTACCTGCTGCTGACTGGGGTGGCGGTGTTCCTGGCCTACCAGACCATCTCAGACTTTTTGGAGAAACTCAACCACCCTGTGACGTCAGTGACGTACAAAGAGGTTGAGTCGTTTTCACACCcag GTATCGCTCTGTACCCCGGCAAAGCTCGACTGTTGAGCTGCAGACATCACTACCACGACTACATCCCGCCTTTGGTAGACCCAGGCAAGCCTCAGAAAGGAGACTGTGTGATTAAAGACGTGACGTACTTCGGACCATTTTCCAATCTAACTGAG AGAAGAGCTGTGGTGGTGCGCGGCCCGTCTGACGTCAGGAACAAGGAGCTGATCTTCATGCAGTTCagtcacaatgagacagaggaggacTTCAGCGCCATCACTTACATGCTGTTTGCCAAGTTCAGTGACTTGAATGAGAG taaaaatcaatcagacttCATGAGGGAATGTGAGAGGAACTACTCCACGTGGACTTTCTCTGGAGGATTCAGGACCTGGGTCAAGATGTCTTTAGTGAGGACATCTGGCAAAAGCGATGAATCTGTCGAGTTTCGGCAAGAG TCTGCTGTGGTGAAATTCAACGACAAAAGGCCTGAGTCAGAACAAACCAATCAGCTCTTCTTTGCCGTCTTTGAATGGCGAGATCCTTTTATGCAGGAAATCAAACTG ATCGTGACTGCAAATCCCTGGAACTCTGTCGCCATTCTCTGCGGCGTCTTCATGGCTCTGTTCAAGGCTGCTAACTTTGCCAAGCTCACGATTCAGTGGATTATCAGGATGCGTAAGAGACATCTGAGGAATAAAGCTCGGGAACTGAACCAAGTCACCTGA